A window from Neorhizobium sp. NCHU2750 encodes these proteins:
- a CDS encoding SDR family oxidoreductase: MSQSLEGKIAVITGAASGIGLATTEKLLANGCTVVMVDWNEKALNELVAKFGKNAVAQVTNLLDAESCAAMVPEILAKVGHIDILYCNAGTYIGGDLADTTAEAIDKMLNLNVNAVMKNVHAVVPHMSERKTGDIIVTCSIAGHFPTYWEPVYAGSKWAVTCFVQTMRRQMIPHGVRVAQVSPGPVVSALLADWPEENLRKAKESGSLIDPSEVADAVEYILTRNRNVTIRDMLVLPTNFDRV; encoded by the coding sequence ATGTCTCAATCGCTGGAAGGCAAGATTGCCGTCATCACGGGCGCAGCTTCGGGGATCGGTCTTGCGACCACCGAAAAACTGCTCGCCAACGGCTGCACGGTGGTCATGGTCGACTGGAACGAGAAGGCATTGAACGAGCTTGTCGCCAAGTTTGGAAAAAATGCCGTCGCTCAGGTGACCAACCTCCTCGACGCCGAAAGCTGTGCCGCGATGGTGCCGGAAATCCTGGCAAAAGTCGGCCATATAGACATCCTCTATTGCAATGCCGGAACCTATATCGGCGGCGATCTGGCGGACACGACGGCTGAGGCGATCGACAAGATGCTCAATCTCAACGTCAACGCAGTGATGAAGAACGTCCATGCGGTCGTGCCTCACATGAGCGAGCGAAAGACGGGCGATATCATCGTGACATGCTCGATCGCCGGGCATTTCCCCACCTATTGGGAGCCCGTCTATGCCGGTTCGAAATGGGCCGTCACCTGCTTCGTTCAGACCATGCGCCGGCAGATGATCCCGCATGGCGTGCGCGTCGCCCAGGTCTCGCCCGGCCCGGTGGTTTCGGCACTCCTCGCCGACTGGCCGGAGGAAAACCTGCGCAAGGCCAAGGAATCCGGCAGCCTGATCGACCCGAGCGAAGTCGCCGATGCTGTCGAATATATCCTGACGCGCAATCGTAACGTCACGATCCGCGACATGCTGGTCCTGCCGACGAATTTCGATCGCGTCTGA
- a CDS encoding SDR family oxidoreductase — MQFSGQSVIITGAGKGIGRACAQVMAARGAEVIALTRTKADLESLHEEIGGRSIQVDLSDPAATRKAMAEAGTADYLINSAGINVLESSFDMTEAGYEAVMGINLRAALITCQEFGRARVAAGGGGAIVNITSIAGHRGFAEHLCYAASKAGLEGATRVLAKEFGPHGIRVNAVAPTITLTELALAAWSDPAKSEPMMVRHPIGRFAEVDDVARTIAMLLSPDTAMVNGAVINVDGGFLAV; from the coding sequence ATGCAGTTTTCGGGGCAATCCGTCATCATCACGGGAGCGGGCAAGGGGATCGGCCGGGCCTGTGCACAGGTCATGGCAGCGCGCGGCGCCGAAGTTATAGCGCTGACGCGCACGAAGGCCGACTTGGAGAGCCTTCATGAGGAGATCGGTGGCCGCTCGATCCAGGTCGATCTTTCCGACCCCGCCGCGACGCGCAAGGCGATGGCGGAGGCAGGGACTGCCGACTATCTGATCAATAGTGCCGGTATCAATGTGCTGGAGTCGAGCTTCGACATGACCGAAGCCGGCTACGAGGCGGTGATGGGCATCAATCTGCGTGCCGCGCTGATCACCTGCCAGGAATTCGGGCGTGCGCGCGTCGCTGCAGGGGGGGGCGGCGCGATCGTCAACATTACGTCCATCGCCGGCCATCGCGGCTTTGCCGAGCACCTCTGCTATGCGGCTTCGAAGGCCGGGCTGGAAGGTGCTACGCGGGTGCTGGCCAAGGAATTCGGGCCGCACGGTATCCGCGTCAACGCCGTTGCGCCGACGATCACTCTGACCGAACTTGCGCTTGCCGCCTGGAGCGATCCGGCCAAGTCCGAACCGATGATGGTGCGTCACCCGATCGGTCGTTTCGCTGAGGTTGATGATGTGGCACGAACCATCGCGATGTTGTTGTCACCTGATACGGCGATGGTCAACGGTGCGGTGATCAATGTCGATGGTGGGTTTCTCGCTGTATAG
- a CDS encoding sugar ABC transporter ATP-binding protein produces the protein MLELSGIKKSFGKIKVLHGVDLNVRAGEVHALLGENGAGKSTLMKILCGILAPSEGEIRINGELMHFSDYNEAIDNGIGVVFQEFSLIPYLNAVENMFLARELRNGLGFMKRAAMRKRAAEIIAQLGIHIPLDVPVRNLSVAEQQFVEIAKALALNARILVLDEPTATLTPAEVEHLFAVMRSLRSQGVAIIFISHHLEEIFEICDRITVLRDGEFVGSCDVVEVDQAQLVEMMVGRRIENSFPPKPVIPAEAATVLDVSEVQLAKGGPVSNFKLRAGEILGFAGLVGSGRTETVLAMLGAYPAASCKVSMNGVSIRFRDPSDALAAGIGLLPESRKEQGLITSFPILQNVSLNNYDKYLFGHLFINRSRELEDTRIAMQKVRVKAQSPHTRVDTLSGGNQQKVVIARWLNHNMKVLIFDEPTRGIDVGAKTEIYQLMREFTGQGYSIIMISSELPEVVGMSDRVCVFRSGGIVATVEGAAVTSEEIMTHATTGRTRHVA, from the coding sequence ATGCTTGAACTGAGCGGCATAAAGAAGAGCTTTGGCAAGATCAAAGTTCTGCACGGCGTCGATCTCAACGTCCGCGCCGGCGAGGTGCATGCGCTTCTGGGCGAGAACGGTGCCGGGAAGTCGACGCTGATGAAGATCCTGTGCGGGATCCTGGCGCCGAGTGAAGGCGAGATCCGGATCAACGGCGAGCTGATGCATTTCAGCGATTATAACGAGGCAATCGACAATGGTATCGGTGTTGTCTTTCAGGAATTCTCGCTGATCCCGTATCTGAATGCGGTCGAGAACATGTTTCTGGCCCGCGAATTGCGCAATGGCTTGGGTTTCATGAAGCGCGCGGCCATGCGAAAGCGCGCCGCCGAGATAATCGCCCAATTGGGCATCCACATCCCTCTCGATGTGCCGGTCCGCAACCTTTCGGTCGCCGAACAGCAGTTCGTCGAGATCGCCAAGGCGCTGGCACTCAACGCCCGTATCCTGGTTCTCGACGAGCCGACGGCGACGCTGACGCCTGCCGAGGTAGAGCATCTGTTCGCCGTGATGCGGAGCCTGCGCAGCCAGGGCGTGGCGATCATCTTCATTTCGCATCACCTAGAGGAGATCTTCGAGATCTGCGACCGCATCACTGTGCTGCGGGACGGCGAATTTGTCGGCTCCTGTGATGTCGTCGAGGTCGATCAGGCGCAGCTCGTCGAGATGATGGTCGGGCGTCGGATCGAGAACAGCTTTCCTCCGAAGCCCGTGATCCCGGCCGAGGCCGCGACCGTTCTGGACGTCTCGGAGGTCCAGCTTGCCAAGGGTGGCCCGGTATCGAATTTCAAGCTTCGTGCCGGGGAGATCCTTGGATTTGCGGGCCTCGTCGGCTCCGGGCGGACGGAAACGGTCCTTGCCATGCTCGGGGCCTACCCGGCCGCAAGCTGCAAAGTCTCGATGAACGGGGTGTCGATACGTTTCCGCGATCCATCCGACGCCCTCGCTGCGGGAATAGGTTTGCTGCCCGAGAGCCGCAAGGAACAGGGCCTGATCACCAGCTTCCCGATCCTCCAGAACGTCTCGCTCAACAATTACGACAAATATCTCTTCGGCCATCTGTTCATCAATCGCAGCAGGGAGCTGGAAGATACGCGGATTGCCATGCAGAAGGTTCGCGTCAAGGCGCAAAGTCCTCATACGCGGGTTGATACGCTATCCGGCGGCAACCAGCAGAAGGTCGTGATCGCCCGCTGGCTCAATCACAACATGAAGGTGCTGATCTTCGACGAGCCCACGCGCGGTATCGACGTCGGGGCAAAGACCGAAATTTATCAGCTCATGCGCGAATTCACGGGGCAGGGCTACTCCATCATCATGATTTCATCGGAACTGCCGGAAGTCGTCGGCATGTCCGATCGGGTCTGCGTCTTCCGCTCCGGCGGCATCGTGGCGACCGTAGAAGGTGCCGCGGTCACTTCGGAAGAAATCATGACCCATGCAACAACCGGGAGGACAAGACATGTCGCATGA
- a CDS encoding ribose ABC transporter permease: MSHDAEAITGAGAETSATPIWKSIIHSPLALPLAGLIVVSILMGFASDNFFSVSNILNVLRQVSIVAILAVGMTFVILTGGIDLSVGAVMALAGTMAAGLTVNFGMPGAAALLASVIIAIGLGLFNGLLVAWGRMPAIIVTLATMGIARGAGLIYSGGYPISGLPSWISWFGIGRIGIIPVPVIAMVIIYALAWLLLERTPFGRHVYAIGGNEMAARLSGVKTGRIKLAVYAISGLTSGLAAIILTGRLMSGQPNAGVGFELDAIAAVVLGGTAIAGGRGLIIGTLIGAILLGILNNGLNLMGINPYLQDIIRGFIILLAIYIAREWR; this comes from the coding sequence ATGTCGCATGATGCGGAAGCTATAACCGGTGCAGGCGCGGAAACGTCCGCCACACCAATCTGGAAGTCGATCATTCACTCGCCTCTGGCACTGCCTCTGGCGGGCCTGATCGTTGTCTCGATCCTGATGGGCTTTGCCTCTGACAACTTCTTCTCGGTGTCCAACATCCTCAATGTGCTGAGGCAGGTCTCGATCGTCGCCATTCTGGCAGTCGGCATGACTTTTGTGATCCTGACGGGTGGCATCGATCTCTCCGTCGGCGCGGTTATGGCCCTGGCGGGCACGATGGCTGCAGGTCTGACGGTGAATTTCGGCATGCCGGGCGCTGCTGCGCTTCTGGCCAGCGTGATCATTGCGATCGGGCTCGGGCTCTTCAACGGCCTTCTCGTCGCATGGGGGCGCATGCCGGCGATCATCGTGACACTTGCCACGATGGGCATCGCTCGCGGCGCCGGCCTGATCTATTCCGGCGGTTACCCGATTTCCGGCCTGCCGTCGTGGATCTCCTGGTTCGGCATTGGCCGGATCGGCATCATCCCCGTGCCGGTCATCGCAATGGTCATCATCTACGCGCTGGCATGGTTGCTTCTGGAGCGAACCCCCTTCGGCCGTCATGTTTATGCGATCGGCGGCAACGAGATGGCAGCAAGACTTTCGGGCGTGAAGACCGGGCGGATCAAGCTTGCTGTCTATGCGATTTCCGGCCTCACCTCGGGATTGGCCGCAATCATCCTGACGGGGCGCCTGATGTCCGGCCAGCCCAATGCCGGCGTGGGCTTCGAGCTCGATGCCATTGCTGCCGTGGTTCTCGGCGGCACGGCGATCGCCGGCGGCCGGGGGCTGATCATCGGTACGCTGATCGGTGCCATCCTGCTCGGCATCCTGAATAACGGCCTCAACCTCATGGGTATCAACCCGTACCTGCAGGACATCATCCGCGGCTTCATCATTCTTCTTGCCATCTACATCGCCCGCGAGTGGCGCTGA
- a CDS encoding FGGY-family carbohydrate kinase: protein METYFIGVDVGTGSARAGVFDRSGAMLASAKHDLLIFRDDHGHVEQSSAQIWASVCAAVRDAVSASAIDPSAIVGLGFDATCSLVVQGAVAGVGDPRHPERDVIVWMDHRAIGQAQRINATHHPVLSYVGGIISPEMETPKLLWLRENMPAVYDSAENFFDLTDFLTWKATGSLDRSSCTVTCKWTYLAHEDRWDEGYFRQIGLGDLADEGFRRIGANVVHPATPVGQGLRPEAAAEMNLKTGIAVGAGLIDAHAGGVGTVAARGGTEDAAACLGYVFGTSSCTMTTTAEPKFVPGVWGPYYSAMVPGMWLNEGGQSAAGAAIDRLLGLHPAVQEAREEAAREKLGLPQWLAQRALSSAENASAAVLLAGQMMVVPEFLGNRAPFADPAARAVVMGLGMEAGIDSLVALYIAGLCGLGYGLRQIIDTQADNGVTISTISVSGGAGTHPLTRQLLADTTGTPVEVTDCPEPVLLGSAMLAAVASGAYPDLQSAMPSMSAVAGRAEPATGAIRALHDSRYQAFLKTQALARDIRNDIEPLLAAAVS, encoded by the coding sequence ATGGAAACCTATTTTATCGGCGTGGATGTGGGTACGGGGTCGGCGCGGGCGGGCGTATTCGATCGGAGCGGCGCCATGCTGGCCTCGGCCAAGCACGATCTTCTCATCTTCCGCGACGACCATGGACATGTGGAGCAGTCGAGCGCGCAGATTTGGGCTTCGGTATGCGCAGCAGTGCGCGATGCTGTTTCTGCGAGCGCTATAGATCCTTCCGCGATTGTGGGTCTCGGCTTCGACGCGACCTGCTCACTGGTGGTTCAGGGTGCCGTGGCCGGCGTGGGGGATCCCCGACATCCCGAGCGTGACGTCATCGTCTGGATGGACCATAGGGCGATCGGACAGGCGCAACGGATCAACGCCACCCACCATCCCGTGCTCTCCTATGTCGGCGGTATCATTTCGCCGGAAATGGAAACTCCGAAACTGCTCTGGCTGCGCGAGAACATGCCGGCGGTCTATGATAGTGCAGAGAATTTCTTCGACCTGACCGATTTCCTCACCTGGAAGGCGACCGGTTCGCTCGACCGATCCTCCTGCACGGTGACATGCAAATGGACCTATCTCGCGCATGAAGATCGATGGGACGAGGGCTATTTCCGACAGATCGGCCTGGGCGATCTCGCGGATGAAGGTTTCCGCCGCATCGGAGCGAATGTCGTGCATCCGGCGACGCCGGTTGGACAGGGGCTCCGTCCTGAGGCTGCGGCCGAGATGAACCTGAAGACCGGGATTGCGGTCGGCGCCGGGTTGATCGACGCCCATGCTGGCGGGGTCGGGACCGTTGCCGCGCGTGGCGGAACCGAGGATGCGGCCGCCTGCCTTGGTTATGTATTCGGTACATCGTCCTGCACGATGACGACGACGGCCGAACCGAAATTCGTGCCGGGCGTCTGGGGACCCTATTATTCGGCGATGGTGCCCGGCATGTGGCTCAACGAAGGTGGCCAATCCGCGGCCGGGGCTGCAATCGACCGGCTGCTTGGCCTCCATCCCGCCGTGCAGGAGGCGCGCGAAGAGGCCGCGCGCGAAAAATTGGGCTTGCCGCAATGGCTGGCGCAGCGGGCTCTGTCTTCTGCCGAAAATGCATCTGCAGCCGTTCTTCTGGCAGGCCAGATGATGGTCGTGCCGGAATTCCTCGGCAATCGCGCGCCCTTCGCCGACCCCGCGGCACGCGCGGTGGTGATGGGGCTCGGAATGGAAGCCGGGATTGACAGTCTCGTTGCACTTTATATCGCCGGCTTGTGCGGTCTCGGATACGGTCTGAGACAGATCATTGATACACAGGCGGATAACGGCGTCACCATTTCGACGATCTCGGTATCGGGCGGTGCCGGCACGCATCCGCTGACCCGCCAGTTGCTGGCGGATACAACGGGAACTCCGGTGGAAGTGACCGATTGCCCAGAGCCGGTGCTGCTGGGATCTGCAATGCTGGCGGCTGTTGCCTCGGGTGCCTATCCGGATCTGCAATCGGCGATGCCTTCGATGTCTGCCGTGGCAGGACGTGCCGAGCCCGCCACCGGTGCGATCCGTGCCCTTCACGACAGCCGTTATCAGGCTTTTCTCAAGACGCAGGCGCTTGCCCGCGACATTCGTAACGATATCGAACCGCTGCTTGCGGCAGCAGTTTCTTGA